One genomic window of Mus pahari chromosome 23, PAHARI_EIJ_v1.1, whole genome shotgun sequence includes the following:
- the Rfc5 gene encoding replication factor C subunit 5, translating into MAAAAPSQQRPAAARARNLPWVEKYRPQTLADLISHQDILSTIQKFISEDRLPHLLLYGPPGTGKTSTILACAKQLYKDKEFGSMVLELNASDDRGIDIVRGPILSFASTRTIFKKGFKLVILDEADAMTQDAQNALRRVIEKFTENTRFCLICNYLSKIIPALQSRCTRFRFGPLTPELMVPRLEHVVQEENVDISEDGMKALVTLSTGDMRRALNILQSTNMAFGKVTEETVYTCTGHPLKTDIANILDWMLNQDFTTAYKNIMELKTLKGLALHDILTEVHLFVHRVDFPSSVRIHLLTKMADIEYRLSVGTNEKIQLSSLIAAFQVTRDLIVAEA; encoded by the exons ATGGCGGCGGCGGCGCCTTCGCAGCAGCGGCCGGCGGCGGCCCGGGCCCGGAACCTGCCCTG GGTCGAGAAGTACCGGCCACAGACCTTGGCCGATCTCATTTCTCACCAGGACATTCTGAGTACCA TTCAGAAGTTCATCAGTGAAGACCGCCTGCCACACCTACTTCTCTATGGCCCTCCAGGGACAGGAAAGACATCCACCATCCTGGCCTGTGCCAAGCAACTGTACAAAGATAAAGAATTCGGCTCCATGGTCTTGGAG CTGAATGCTTCTGACGACCGAGGGATCGATATCGTTCGGGGGCCAATCCTCAGCTTTGCTAGCACAAGGACAATTTTCAA GAAAGGGTTTAAGCTTGTGATCCTGGACGAAGCCGACGCCATGACTCAAGATGCCCAGAACGCCTTGAGACGAG TGATTGAGAAGTTCACAGAAAACACCAGGTTTTGCCTCATCTGTAACTACCTGTCCAAGATCATCCCTGCCTTGCAGTCACGGTGCACGAGGTTCCGATTTGGCCCTCTGACACCCGAGCTCATGGTTCCTCGACTGGAGCATGTGGTACAAGAAGAGAA TGTGGATATAAGTGAAGATGGAATGAAGGCCCTGGTCACTCTGTCCACTGGGGACATGCGAAGGGCTCTGAACATCCTGCAG AGTACCAATATGGCCTTTGGGAAGGTGACAGAGGAGACTGTCTACACTTGCACCGGACACCCACTCAAGACAGACATTGCCAACATACTGGACTGGATGCTCAATCAGGACTTCACCACCGCCTACAAAA ATATCATGGAGCTGAAGACTCTGAAGGGCTTGGCGCTGCATGACATCCTGACCGAGGTTCACTTGTTTGTGCACAGAG TTGACTTTCCATCTTCAGTTCGGATACACTTATTGACCAAGATGGCAGACATTGA GTACAGACTTTCCGTTGGCACCAATGAGAAGATACAGCTGAGCTCCCTCATCGCCGCTTTTCAAGTCACCAGAGACCTGATAGTTGCAGAGGCCTAG